The Stigmatella aurantiaca DW4/3-1 genome contains the following window.
CAGTCGCCCTCGGCTTCCCGGTGGATGTGGCCGTGGGGGGCGCAGGGGTCCTCTTGTTCCTGTGGGTCTTCTGGCGGGGGCTCCCCTGCAGGCTCGGAGTCACCGCATGCCACGAGGACCGCACCGCATGCGGCCAAGAAGGATCGACGGAGGGGAAGGTGCATGGGTCTTCACCGGGGCGAAGCGAGGGGACTACTCCTCCTCGTGCTCGTGGGCCGCTTCCTCGACCAGGAGGGTGAAGGCGGCGTCGCTCGCGCTGTAGGCGTCGAACTCGAAGCGGTAGACCTTGTTGGCCTCGAGGTCCGCCGTCACCAGGCGGCGGAGGCTGCCGCAGGCCGTCTGATCGATGACGTACGAGCACTCCTGGGCCACCAGCGTGGTGCCGTCGTAGATCTTCAACCCCCGGAAGCGCGACAGGAAGATCGCGTACTCGGTGGACTCCACGGGACGGTAGGTGACGGAGCCCTTGTAGAAGCGCCAGCCCACCTTGGGCAGGGTGACGTTGTAGGCGGTGTGTGCCAGGTTGACGTTGGGCAGGGGGGTGCTGCCAGGGGCGGCCGCGGACACGGCCACGAACGGGCCGTAGGTGCCGTGCTCGCAGGAGTGCTCGACAAGCTCCTCGTCCGGGCCCTCGCAGGTGACCTGCTCCACGTACACGGACTCCTGGCGCTCCGCCTCGGTGAGCCCCTGGGGCTCGGGGGTCTCCTGCGTCTGGCCGCAGCCGACCAGCAACAGCGAGAGGCCAGAGGAGAGCAGGACCGTCTTGAACAGCGATTCCATCTTCATGGGGGGATACTCCTTGGGTTGGGCACTGCGGGTGTGTCAGGGACAGGCCGGTGGCGGCCTCAGAGAGGCTCGGGGCGCAGCACCGCCCACGAGACGGTCACTTCTCCAGAGGGCAGGTGCTCGGGGGGCAGTTGCATGTGAGGCCCCACTTCGCCGAGCTGGAGCCCGGCCACGCGCCGGTGGGCCTCTTCATAGGAGGCGGTGTCCGGGAATTTCACCTGGGCCAGACACCCGGCGCTGTAGCACTCCGTGGACTCCCACTGGACGGGGAGGACCGAGGTGGTGATCGTCTCGCGCCATCGCTCGAGGGCCGTGCGGGCCTCTTGTGTCCAAGGCTCCTGGCTCTTGCCAGAGGCGAAGAACTCACTGAGCACGGCGTCCCGGCGCGCCACCAACGTGGGGTGGTCTCCTCGAAGCGCCACGGCGATGCGGCCGCGAAGCTGGGTTGCCAGCGTGCCCTCCTCTCGGACGGGCGGGGGACGCCGGGCCACGGTGACCGGCGCCTGAGCGCGGGAGGGGGAGGGGGAGGGGGACACCGCGGGAACGGCGGGCGCGGGCGGCAGCGCCTTCGCCCGGTGCGGACGCACGGGGGAAGCGGGAGGGGTCGCTGGGTTTATTTGCAGAAGGGCGGTGGGGAACAGGTCCTCGGCTGGGAGCTCCACGGGGCGCTGCAGCCACAGGGTGAGGGCGCCCGCCAGCAGCGCTCCCCCGCCTCCGATACTCCACACGAGCTTGCTCATGGACTCTCCCGGGAACGCCAGCGCACCCGCTTCGCGCCCTCACTCCTTCGTGGAGCGCGCGAGACAAATGCCACAGGAGTTCAAACGCAATCAAGTTGCATTTAAAGAAAAAGGGCAGGCGCTCTTGTCTCCGCCGGACGGGGAGCTGGAACCTCCGTCAGGAGGGGGGGCGTGGCGAGTCGAGGGACGAGGGACGGTGCGCGGCAGCGCCGCACGTGGCGCGCTCCATCGCGCAGGCGCTCACCGGGGCGTGGGCCCCCGCGGTGACGCCGCCGCTGGGGCGCGCCTCTTATGGAGGGGGCATGCCGGCCGCCGACGGGGTCAGCCCGTCTTCTTGGTGCGGGAACGGGCCTTGGCGTGTGCCTTGTCGAAGCCCTCGTAGAAACGCACCGCCTGCTCGCCCACGCTCTGGATGTGGTGGTTGTTGAGGTAGGCGGTGATGGGGGCGGCCACCAACGGCATGGCCCGGCCCAGCGTGGGCAGGCCGCCCTTGGCGAGCAGCTTCGCCGCCAGCCCGCCGAGCACCTTCGGGCTGGAGCGCCGCAGCGAGCCCAGGCCATTGGCGTACCCGAACAGGTCCAACAGCTCGCCCCGGGCGCGCTCGCTCTTGAGGTTCACCTTGTAGAGCGTGGCCATGTCCACCAGGAGGATGATCTGGAGCCACGTCATGAAGACCAGGTCCGCGGGCACCGAGATGAGGCCGAAGACGCCGCTGACTCCGCCCGCCATGCTGGCCATGGCCTTCTTGCCCTCGATGAGGTGCTGGGCCAGCTCCTTCGGACCCGCCGAAGGGAAACGCTTCTCCAGATCCGCCACCCGTTTGCGCGAGCGGGAGATCTCCTGCAGCACGAGGTCCGACAGCCGGGCACCGGCCAGTTTCTTCAGCTCCGGGGGAGACAGCTTCTTGAACACGGAGAGCTGCGCGACGAAGGCATCATAGAAAGCCATGGCTCAATAACCCCGCTCGGCGAGATAAAGGTCCACGAGGGCGCCTTCCTCGTACCAGGCATGGCGCATCTCCGAGTTGAACCAGCGTGAATCCGGCTTCGTGCCGCGGACCTCCAGCTTCACGCGGTTGGAACCCGTGTCGATGACGGCCGCGCGGGCCTTGCACGCGGGCCCCACTTCGTCGCCGTAGCCGCCCTCGAGGCACACCTCGTCTCCCACCGACAGGCGGCGGGTGTACGCCGTGCCCAGGTAGAGCGCGTCGTCACACGAGGAGCGCACGGAGGACTTGCCATGCGCGACGCAGCGGCTCGTCTTGGGGGCTGGATAGAAGGGGACGTTCGAGCCGAAGAGGACATCCTCGTCCTGGGGATTGGGCCGGGTTTCGATGGAGGAACACCCCGCCATCGCGAGCATCAGGCCGCCACCCACCCACATCCTCCGCATCGTCTCTTTCCTCCGGGGCGGGGCCCCTGGCTGACACGGCTCCCGAGCATGGCAGAGCGTCCGCTGGGGGGTAAAGCATCTGGGCTGGCACGGTCCTTTTTAACGGGGGCCTCGCCGGGCCTCCGGTCAGGTCAGGGGGATCTCGAGGGTGGCGGTCGCGCCCTTGCCCGGCCCCTCGCTCTCCAGGTGGAGCCGTCCTCCCAGCATCTTCGCCGCCAGGGCGCTGGAGTGCAGGCCCAGGCCATGTCCCCCCTCCCGCGTGGTGAATCCCTGGGTGAAGAGCCGCGCGCGGATCTCCGGCGCGATGCCCATGCCGCTGTCCACCACCCGGATGCGGGCGGTGGTGCCCTGCGCTTCGAGCTGGATGTTCAGGTGGCGCTGCTCCTCGGGCAACAGGTTCATGGCGTTCTTGGCGTTGCTGATGAGGTTGATGAGGATCTGCAGCACCTTGTGCTTGTCCAGCCACACCTTGGACAGGGGCGTGAGCTGCTGGGTGACGCTGATGCCGTGGCGGACGAGCGCGGGCCGCTGGATGCTCAGCGCGTCCTCGACGAGGTCGGACAAGTCACACTCCTCGGTGACGAGGGTGCTGCGCGCATAGGTCTGCTGCACCTGGACAATGGCCCGGATGTGCTCGATGTGCTTGCTCATCGCCCCCATGCCCTCTTGGAGCGAGGACTGCTCCCGCAGCAGCTCGTCCGCGAGGGCGGAGAGGTAGCTCGAAATCTGCGGGCCGCGCGGATCCTTGGTGAGGAAGTCCGCCAGGCGGTCCCGGTGCTCCTCGAACAGGTGGGTGACCTGCTTCAGCCGGCCCATGCGCGAGGTGTCCACCGTCTCGCGCATCATCTGGAGGTTGATGACGGCGCTGGTGAGGATGTTGCCCACGTTGTGGAGCACGTTGGAGGCCACCTCCGCCATGCCCGCCGCGCGGGCCGTGTCCACCAGGCGGGCCTGGGTCTGCTTCAGCTCCCGGGTGCGCTCCTCCACGCGCTTCTCGAGTTCGTCGTTCGCCCGGCGCAGCGCCCCTTCCGCGTTCTGGACTTCCGAGTACAGCCGGGCGTTCTCGATGGAGATGGCCGCCTGGGTGGCGAGGTGTCCCAGCAGCTTGATGCGCGAGGGGGTGAAGGCGTTGGTGGCGAGGTTGTTCTCCAGGTACAGCGCCCCGCGGAACTCCTCCTGGAGCAGCAGGGGCAGGCAGAGCACGGAGCGGACGGGGTTGCGCTCGAACCACGTGTCGGAGACGTACGGGTGGGTCTGGGAGGCGTCGTTGATGAGCACGTGCTCCCGCGTGCGCCGGACGTAGGAGACGACGGTCCAGGGCAAGGGGGACGCGGCCTCGCTGGCCTCGGGGGCCGGGAGCGCTGCGCCGGAGAGGGCGGCGATCGACAGGGTGTCGCCGTTGGGCAGCAACAGGGCGCCGCGCTGGGCCCCCGCGTTCTCCAGGGCGATGCGCAGCAGCGTGGCCGTCAGCCGCTCCAGGACAATCTCCTCGGAGATGGCCTGCTGGGCCTTCACCACGGCGAGCGCGTCAATGTGCGTCGAGTTCGTGTCCGTGGAGGAATCATCGGGGCCGTTGGAGGACGCCAGGTGGGGCCAGACGGTGTCCATGTGCTGGACCTTCCCCCGGGCGCCCCAGCGCAGGTATCCCTTCCGGGCCTTGCGGGCATAGGCCTCGGCGATGGTGGGCACCTGCTTCTCGTACCAGAAGCGGGCGGCCAGCTCACACGCGAGGGCCGCTTTCTGGCGGTAGTCGTGCTCGCAGGCGGCCTCATAGGCCTGCTCGTAGGCGCGGAGGGCCTCGTCGTGCTGGCCCGTGACGCGGGCCAGCTCCGCGGAGACCAGCCGCTCGGGGACCTGGAAGGTCCAGGGGCTGTAGATGGCCCACTCGGCGAGCTGTTGCTGGTGCCGCCGCATCTCCTCCACCGCGCGTGTCTGCTCCTCGGCCGTCATCTTCGCGTGGCAGGCCGCCAGGGCCAGGGCGCGGAAGAGGTTGATCTCCATGAGCTGGATGTGGCCAATCGAGGACCAGCCCAGCTCATGGCTCTTGTTCGCGGCCTCGAGCGCCTCTGGGTACGCGCCGCGCATGAAGCAGGACTGCGACTTGATGAGCCAGTACCAGCACCGCATGGTGCTCATGCGCGCGGGCGTCAGCCCGGCCTCGAAGGCCGGCTCATCGAAGTCATCGCCGCTCATCGAGTCGAACGAGGGCGTCAGCCCGCGCAGTTGCTGCACGTGGCGCTGGGCGAAGTGGACGATGTCCTTCGAGTCCCGGAACTCGGCCCGCCGGGCGAAGTCCAGGTTGGTGACCGACTCCTGATAGACCTCCGCCAGGTCGCGCCCCAGGAAGAAGCTGACCATGACGATGTGGTTGAAGCAGTAGCCGGCCACCTGGCTGTCGCTGGCCTGGAGCGTCAGGTGGAAGGCCTGGCGGACGAGCTCCAGTGACTTGGAGAGCGGCCGGGTCCAGTAGCTCAGCATCTCCATGCCGTAGAGGGCCTTGCCCCGGAGGGCCGTGAACCCATGGCGCTCGACGAGGGCGCAGGCGAGCTCTCCGAAGGCGTAGCCCTCGTGGTACTTCTTGAAGGCGTGCCCCAGCACGGCGAGGCCGTACCAGGTGTACCCGTTCACCGAGGCGCCCGTGTTGCCGTAGCGCAGGCTCAGGGCGACCATGCGGCTCAGGTGGAGCAAGAGCAGGTTGGTGTCCGTGACGAAGGCCGGCGCGTACATGGCGCCCAGCAGGCTCATCACCGCCTCCTTGTCCGGATCGGTCATGAGGGGCAGATCGACGAGGCTCTCGATGGGGCGGTTTCCCAGCAGCTCCCACACCTCCGCGTGGGCGGCCTCCACCTCCTCCCACGTGGGGTGGGGCGACATGGGCATGCCCATCAGCGCGAGGCCCTCCAGGAGGCAGGTGAGCGCGTTCTGGATGTCGCCCATGCCGATGAGGATGTCGGTCTTCAGGCAGTAGCCGGCCGCCGTGTCCTTGCGGCTGCGGGTGTGGAGCAGCAGGTCATCCACCAGGCGGATTGCCTCGGTGGCGCTGCCGCTCATGAACTCGCACGTCGCGTGCTCCAGCCGGATCCGGAACGCCAGCGCGGGCTCTGTCTCCCAGGGGGCCTCTGGCAGGAACTGGAACGCGGTCGCGAAGTAGTTCGCGGCCGAGCGGAGGGCGACCGAGTCCTTGGCCTTCTTGCCGGCCTCGGCATTCAGGCGCGCCACGCGCAGGCGCTCCTCGGGGCTGGTGATGAGCTCCGCGCCGGCGTTGAGCTGGCCGACGACGTCGAAGAGCTTCTCCTGCACCTCCTCGGGCGAGAGGCTCTCCAGCATCAGCCGGCCGATGCGCAGGTGGACGTTCTTGCGCTCCTGCTTGGCGATGAGGGTGTAGGCGGCCTGCTGGATGCGGTCGTGGAGGAACCGGTACTGCTCGGTGTCGACGCGGACGAGCAGCCCCTCGAGGAAGGCGGAGGACAGATCCCGCTGCACGTCGCTGACCTCCGTGCGGTGGGAGATGATGCCCAGCATCTGGAGCGGGAAGGTGTTGCCGAC
Protein-coding sequences here:
- a CDS encoding EcsC family protein; the encoded protein is MAFYDAFVAQLSVFKKLSPPELKKLAGARLSDLVLQEISRSRKRVADLEKRFPSAGPKELAQHLIEGKKAMASMAGGVSGVFGLISVPADLVFMTWLQIILLVDMATLYKVNLKSERARGELLDLFGYANGLGSLRRSSPKVLGGLAAKLLAKGGLPTLGRAMPLVAAPITAYLNNHHIQSVGEQAVRFYEGFDKAHAKARSRTKKTG
- a CDS encoding trifunctional serine/threonine-protein kinase/ATP-binding protein/sensor histidine kinase, which encodes MLTIPGYTLVGSLKATGSNLLFRAVRDSDGLPFILKMPMASSGPRESERYRREFDLLQRLSDVQGITRAHACERIHDRLGLLLEEVQGDLLADLTGKPFELAKALDIAISLTSILAELHRRGVIHKDIKPSNIIITPLGEARLIDFGIATLQLVEHVDAAPTPLIEGTLAYMSPEQTGRMNRSVDYRTDLYSLGITLYEMLTGHRPFYGRDALEWFHAHMAVAPPPPIEHVPSLPPVLSAIVLKLMAKVAEERYQSADGLKADLERCRENLRRGVDEDFPPGVYDFPTHFQLPQRLYGRDAQAATLLQGFERVARGGSPELLLVRGYSGIGKSAVVHELHKPVVRQRGFFLSGKFDQLQQAIPYATLAQAIRGLIQQLLAGSDEALVRWRERLQEAFEGQGQILVDMVPQLELVAGKQPPVQELPPSEAQHRFTRLFRKFLGLFATPEHPLVLFLDDLQWADMASLHLIQHLLTHPASPSVLLIGAYRDNEVSPSHPLALALTEMRSAGARMTDVQLEPLNLDQVRQLVSDALPGAGASEVVEPLSKLAHEKTGGNPFFLLQFMLTLHQDGLLVRTLKGAWRWDAAGVQAKGYSDNVVDFMVGKLRQLSFGTQHLLRLAACVGNTFPLQMLGIISHRTEVSDVQRDLSSAFLEGLLVRVDTEQYRFLHDRIQQAAYTLIAKQERKNVHLRIGRLMLESLSPEEVQEKLFDVVGQLNAGAELITSPEERLRVARLNAEAGKKAKDSVALRSAANYFATAFQFLPEAPWETEPALAFRIRLEHATCEFMSGSATEAIRLVDDLLLHTRSRKDTAAGYCLKTDILIGMGDIQNALTCLLEGLALMGMPMSPHPTWEEVEAAHAEVWELLGNRPIESLVDLPLMTDPDKEAVMSLLGAMYAPAFVTDTNLLLLHLSRMVALSLRYGNTGASVNGYTWYGLAVLGHAFKKYHEGYAFGELACALVERHGFTALRGKALYGMEMLSYWTRPLSKSLELVRQAFHLTLQASDSQVAGYCFNHIVMVSFFLGRDLAEVYQESVTNLDFARRAEFRDSKDIVHFAQRHVQQLRGLTPSFDSMSGDDFDEPAFEAGLTPARMSTMRCWYWLIKSQSCFMRGAYPEALEAANKSHELGWSSIGHIQLMEINLFRALALAACHAKMTAEEQTRAVEEMRRHQQQLAEWAIYSPWTFQVPERLVSAELARVTGQHDEALRAYEQAYEAACEHDYRQKAALACELAARFWYEKQVPTIAEAYARKARKGYLRWGARGKVQHMDTVWPHLASSNGPDDSSTDTNSTHIDALAVVKAQQAISEEIVLERLTATLLRIALENAGAQRGALLLPNGDTLSIAALSGAALPAPEASEAASPLPWTVVSYVRRTREHVLINDASQTHPYVSDTWFERNPVRSVLCLPLLLQEEFRGALYLENNLATNAFTPSRIKLLGHLATQAAISIENARLYSEVQNAEGALRRANDELEKRVEERTRELKQTQARLVDTARAAGMAEVASNVLHNVGNILTSAVINLQMMRETVDTSRMGRLKQVTHLFEEHRDRLADFLTKDPRGPQISSYLSALADELLREQSSLQEGMGAMSKHIEHIRAIVQVQQTYARSTLVTEECDLSDLVEDALSIQRPALVRHGISVTQQLTPLSKVWLDKHKVLQILINLISNAKNAMNLLPEEQRHLNIQLEAQGTTARIRVVDSGMGIAPEIRARLFTQGFTTREGGHGLGLHSSALAAKMLGGRLHLESEGPGKGATATLEIPLT